The genomic stretch ATCGGGCCCTTGACCATTGTCGGCAGTTCGTCGCCTTCGTTGACGTCATCCCAATAGCGGGTTTCGGCACCGCGGATGGTTTCCTGCTCATAATACTTGTAGAATTCCTGAAGCTCCGCATCGGTCCAGACCTTGCGACCGTTCTTTTTGGCCTCGGTATACTTGGTGCCGTTTTCGCGCGCCTGATCGCGGTCGGTACGGAAACACCAGCTGTCGGCCTCAGCCAGCATTTCGCCAGTTTTCGCATCATAGAAATCGACGTGATAGATCTGCTGGATCGCCTTGCCAGCAAAACGGGTGTCATGCTCGATCAAGTCTTTCAGATAGGCCTCAGTGTGGAACTCGGTGTTGCGCAGGATTGGCTTGTGCCATGTCCAGTTTGCCCCCGACCACATAGCGTGTACGCCCGGCAGGCCGCCAACATAGCCAGAAATGATCCGGCTGGTCGAAAACAGAAAGCTGGGCAGCGCCAGAACATCACCGTATTTGGTGGTCTTGGCATAGTCGGGATCACACCACAGCGGGTTATCGTCGCCAATGCCGTGGGCATAGTGGCGGATATTGTCGCGGGTGGCTTCATAGCACCAAGGCTCAACCGTTCTTTCGATCTTTACGCCAACGCGTTTGCGCAGATCTTCCAGACCTTCATCGGTAATTTTCGGAAACTTCCGTGTCATGTCGTTCATCTTCTTCTCCTTGATGTATGGGGGGGCGGGTCGGATTATTCCGCGGCCGCCAGTTTTTCAGCTTCCTGATCTCTCAGAACTTTGCGGTTCACTTTCCCGGCCGGCGTCTTTGGCAGGTCAGTGACAAATTCGATTTGACGGGGGTATTCGTGGCGGGCGAGCCTGGAGCGCACATGGTCCTGAATGCTTTGGGCCAGGTCGGGCGTCTCATCTCCCTTGAGGATGATATAGGCCTTGACCACCAGCCCGCGCAGCGCGTCGGGGGTGCCGATGACCGCGCATTCGGAAACAGCCGGATGGCTCAGCACCGCATCTTCGACCTCGACCGCGCCGATTGTCCAACCCGCTGAAATGATCACGTCATCTGCCCGACCGCCGTGGTAGAAATAGCCATCGGCATCAACGCGGCCCATATCCTTGGTCTGGAACCACTGACCGCGTTTCTTGACCATCAGTTCGCCGGTTTCGTCGGGATCCGCAGCCGACCCGTCCGGTCGCTGCACCTCCACTTCGACGCCGGGCACAGCCTTGCCCATGGCGCCATCGCGCACTTCCAGATCATCGGCACCGGGATAGTTGGCGATAATGACGCCAATTTCGGTGGTGCCGTACATCGAACGTACCTTGGTGCCAAAAACCTGCTCAACGTAGGTCGCGGTTTCCGAGTCGATCGGCTCGCCGGTAAAGGACAGCTTGTCAAAAGAATAGGTGAAGCTCTCGGCTTCGCCAGAATTGCGCATCATCCGGTAATGCGTTGCCGCAGCGGTCAGGTTGGTGATGCGAAAATCATGCAAGGCCCGTAGCAGGCGCACGGCATCAAATTTGCCGCTGAATGTGCCCGTCGACACGCCCATCGCCATCGGCGCAAGTGTGCCGTGCCACAAACCATGGCCCCAGGCAGGCGAAGACGGGCAGAAGAAACGATCTCCGGGGCGAATGCCCGTCGCATAAAGCGCCGCGACCATCAGCGTTACAATCGACTGGTGGCTGTGTTTGACAGCGGCAGGCAATGCACGGGTGGTGCCCGAGGTATATTGCAAAACCGCCAGATCGCTGCCCGCAGTGGTGCAGTTGTAAGATGCGGGCAGATCGTTCAGCCCCTCCAGGAAATTCTGATCAACCACGGTGACATTTTCGGCGCCACCCGCAACCGCATCGGGGGCCTTTTCGCAATTGGTCAAGAACACTGCAGGCTGGCAATCACCGACACGCAGACGAATGCCATCCGGCCCGAACAACGAGAACATTGGCACCGCGACCGCGCCGCTTTTGATTACACCGAACATTGCAGCATAGAAGGCCAGAGAGGGTTCGATCATCACGGCGACACGGTCGCCTTTCTTGATACCCTTGGCGTCCAGATAGTGCGCGATCTGCGACGAACGGCGTGACACCTCTTCGAAGGTCAGAATTTCGTCAGCCCCGTCAGAATGCGCGATCCGAAGCGCCACGTTGTCCCCGTCGACGTGCCGATCAAGGCATTCATGGGCAATGTTGAACTGCGCTCTATCGCCGTCGAACAACTCCCAAAGCTTCTCTTTCGAGTATTGCTTTTGAGCGTCCGAATAGGACGTGAATTCCGTCAAGCGGGTCATCCCCATCTCCTCCCCAAAATTTTCAGCAGGCCCCCAAGAAGGTGTGCCCTGGCTCGTTGACAAGGGTAAGGATAGCGATCATCTATTGTCAATATGGTGTTACTATTGTATATAGACAACAATATGACATTGAAAAGAGGCCTGAAATGACAAGCGACGACAAGAAACCAACAACCAAGCGGCAGGTGCCTGCGGTCTCGCGCGCCCTTGCTATATTGAGATTTTTGGCCCGCTCGAATGAGCCGGTGGGCGTCAATCCGATCGCAAGAGAGCTGGGGCTGATCCCCAGCACCTGCCTGCACATTTTGCGCGTTCTTGAAGAAGAGGGGCTGGTTGAATTCGATTCGAATCTGAAGCGCTACACGATTGGAATCGGTATTTTGCCCCTCGCTCGGGCGGCGCTTCAGCGCAATACGTTCTCGGTATTGATTCAGCCAAAACTTTCAGGGCTATCCGAAAAATTCGGTGTGACCGGTATTGCCACCCAACTGTCTGAACCGGGACAGATGGTGGTCATTGCCCTGTCGCAGTCCAACATTCCGTTCCGGCTGCAGGTGGATCTGGGCAGCCGCTTTCCCGCCCTGATCAGCGCTACAGGCCGCCTGTTCGCCGCCTTCAACGTAGAGGACGATGCCGAACTTACAGAGCGGTTTCACAAGCTGACCTGGGATCACCCCCCCTCTCTCGAACAGTGGCGCGAAGAAGTCGTAAAGGCGCGCGAGCTTGGCTACGCGGTGGATCAGGGCAGCTATATTTCCGGCGTGACGGTTGTTGCCGTCCCCGTCTTTGGCGCCAGCCGCAAGATGACACGCTCGATCGTGGCAATTGGTATCAGCGAGCGCTTGCAGGACAAGCAAATCCCCAAATTGGTCAAATCCATGATGGCCATCCGGGAAGACATCGAAAAAATACAAATAGACACAGGGAGTTAGATCGTGACGATACAAGACATCGCGACGCGAGAATGGCGAGAGATGAAGATTGACGGCTTTATGACGCTGATCGGGCCGCTGTTGCGCGCCAAGGATGCGGACCAGCAGTACCGGTATGCGCTGCAAACCAACGAGAGCCACAAGAACCATCTGGGAATTATTCACGGAGGGGTCCTTACCAGTCTTTTGGATCAGGTGATTGCGATTACCGCCTGGAATGCGGCAGACCGCCAGCCCACGGTGACAGTGCAAATGGAAACGCGGTTTCTGGGTGTCGCCCGCGCTAGAGATTTCCTGACACTCCAGCCCTCAATTCGTCAGGCGACGCGGTCTTTGGTGTTTGTCGATGCCGACATCACCTGTGACGACAGGCTGGTCGCCAGCGCCTCGGCAGTGATGAAAATTTCAAAGACATCGGGAGAGACCCCATGAGCGATAGCCAACAAAAAACCGCCGCAGGCCCGCTGGCAGGCATTAAAGTTCTCGACTTTTCACGCATTCTGTCTGGTCCTTATGCCAGCATGGTTCTGGCGGACCTTGGCGCCGAAGTTATCAAGGTCGAACCGATCCTTTCCGGCGATGAGACCCGAAACTTCCCCCCGTTTCAAAACGGCATGAGCCACTATTACATCGCACTCAATCGCAGCAAGAAAAGCATCTCACTAGATCTGAAATCACCCGAGGGCATGCAGATAGCCAAAGATCTGGCGCAGCAAAGCGACATTGTTCTGGAAAATTTCCGCCCCGGTGTGATGGATCGGCTGGGCCTGGGGTACGACACCCTGCGGAGCGAAAATGAACGGCTGCTCTATTGTTCAATCACTGGCTTTGGCGCCAACAGCCCGCACGGCGACAAACCCGCGTTTGACATCGTAGCGCAGGCGCTGTCCGGCGTTATGAGCGTCAATTGCGAACCCGGCCAGGCACCAAATAAACTCGGCATTCCCCTTGGCGATATGGCTGGCAGTATATTTTCGGTATTTGGTCTGCTCGCAGCCCTGCACGAGCGCAACGCCACGGGGCGCGGCAAACATATCGAAGTCGCCATGCTCGACAGCCTGATCGCGTTGCAGGGGTATCTGTCGCAAATCTATTTTGTCACCGGACAAAGCCCGCAGCCGGTCGGCACACAGCATCCCAGCATTGTGCCCTATGGATCGTTCCCAACCTCAGACGGGCACGTCATCGTGGCCTGCTTGACCGAACGTTTCTGGCACAACTTTGCCCGCAGTCTGGACCGCGAGGACCTGATAAAGGACCCTCGCTTTGCGCTGTATGACGCGCGGCTTGCCAACCGCGACGCGCTACACCCCATCATCCATGCGCGGATGACCAAAGACACCACTGCTTACTGGCTGCAAAGACTGGAAGAGTTCGACGTGCCGAGCGCGCCGATCCTGTCCATCGGCGAGGCGCTTGAACAAGACCATGCTGCCAAACAAGGGCTTGTCGAAGAAATCACACATCCGGAAATCGGCGATATGAAATTGGTTCGCGGCCCAATCCGGTTCGATGGTGTCGGTCCGGCCAAAGCCACCGCGCCGTCCATGCTAGGGGAAAACACCTTTGACGTCTTGTCCAACCAATTGGGCCTGCAGACAGCGGACGTTCAGAAACTGGTTGCGAAAGGGGTGGTGAAAGGCCTGCCCTGAGGCAGGCCCCCAGGGGCGACAGATGTGTCCAAAGCTGTCGTGCGAGCGGTGTTAGCCGACCCAAACAGCTTGAAGGGAGTTCAACGGAAGCCAGCTATTTTTTTACATGCGTTGGTTTCCGCAGATTGGCGGCGACCTTCGCCGGATGCGAAGTCGCTGCGCCGCTGCCCGCGCCGCTCCCACTCGCGACCAACGAAGAAAGTTGCACGGATCATATGCGCCAGCGCGATCGTCATCTGATCGTGGCTGGAAAGGTGGAGATCGTCGTTACGACAGCGATCCCTCGCGAGATGGTTGAAACCAACTGGGCAATTGCCCGCGTGGTGACGTCTCCTTTTCTATGTGTGAACCTCAAACGCCTCATAAAGCTGAGCCCTAACACAAGGGACCTGGCGGGTGAGGCGACTCGTAAGCTGAAAATTCACGTCGGTTCGTCCATGCGCGGCGCACTCTTGCGAATTCATGTCTTTGCCAGTGGAGACGTTCACACTGGGGGATAGGCACTATCGCTGGCCCATCCCGCCGACACTGTGGATGCCGCCGCAAAGCAATTCAGATGTGGCTCAGGTTGAGCCTCATTCATAGGAGATCGAGAAGCTTCTTTGAACTTGGACAAAAGCTACACCGCAGAACTGCTGAAGTTTTCCAAGGACCGGTTTGAGCCGTTTGTACCTTAGCCGGTCCTGCCGCGGTCCCAGCATGGTATAGACGCTTTCCGTGCATCGTCGTCTTTAAGATCTAACCAAGCATGACATTGAAAAGGAGGGGACGAACTGGATATTCGCGGTCTGCCCATAGTCATCCGGTTCGCGGCGATCAGGCAAGTTTATGACGTAAAAGCCAATTTCGTTTGACGTTCCATAGAGGGGGGGGCAGTGGCGGACCGAGGAGGATTCGAACCCCCGACCCCCTGATTCGTAGTCAGGTACTCTATCCAGCTGAGCTATCGGTCCACTGCGTCAGGATTTAAGGCTCCTGCCCTGGAGAAGCAAGCCAAATTACGGCGGGCTCCCTAACCTTCCCAAAACATCCCCAATCGGGGTGAATTGAAATAGTGGCGGACCGAGGAGGATTCGAACCCCCGACCCCCTGATTCGTAGTCAGGTACTCTATCCAGCTGAGCTATCGGTCCACTGCGGCGGGGTTTAGTCCTAGGGGATGGGGCGCGCAACCCCAAAAACAAATAAGTTCCGGTCTTTTTGATCTCCTGCTTTTTGACAGCAAGAGGCACAGCTTGCAGGTCACAGGGTTCCATCGCCTTTTGGCAGATGTATCTCAAACCTGCTGCCCTCGGGGCCTGTCTCGCTGAGCGTCACCGAACCGCCGTGCCCTTTGATCAGCTCTGCGGCAATCGCCAGGCCCAGACCACTGCCGCCTTTGCGCACGCTGCCCTGGAACGGCGTAAATAGATTCTCATGGGCCCGCTTGGGCAACCCCGGGCCGGTATCAGACACAGTGATCCACCAGGCATCCCCATCGTCTCTTGCGGCAATTGTCACGCTGCCGGTTTTTCCGGTGGCAACAATAGCCTGCCGCGCATTGCGCACCAAATTCATAACAACCCGAAACAACTGCTCTGAATCACCACGTATCATCATCCCCTTGGGCACCGCATTGACCAGATCAACCGCAACCTCTGCCGGGGCCAGCAATTCGCTCTCAACGATGTCTTCGACGAGCTCGCATAACGCCACATGGGAAAAGGTTGGAGCCGGCTCTTCGGCGCGACCAAAGGCCAGGGTGCCTTCGCATAGGGACACGGCGCGGGTGATGGAATTCACCAGCTTGGGGGCCAGCCGCCGCACCAGAGGGTCTTCGCTCATCTCGATGCGGTCGGTGAACAGCTGCGCCGAGGTCAGGATATTGCGCAGATCATGGCTGATCTTGGCCACGGCGCCCCCCAGTTGCGCCAGCCTTTCCCGTTGCCGCAGCGCCTGGGTCAGCTCTGTCTGCAGCTTTTGTAGCGCTTCCTCTGCTTCACGCAGCTCAATTACCCCGGCATTGGGTTGGATGATGCCGCGGGCATCCTCGGGCGCGGCGGCATAGCGTTGCATATAGCCAACAACCCCCTTGATGGGCCGCACCAGGAACACCCGCACCGCCGCAAACAGCAACAGGGCTGTAAAGATCGAAATCACCGCAGACAGCAACAGGACCCGCACTCCGTAGTCGATCATCGCCATCCTCAGCGGTGCGGTCTCGATAGTGATTTCAATCAACAGCCCCGCGTCGCGCACCGGCGCCCCGATCACCCGGATGATTCTATTGGCTGGACTGGCCAACTGGCGAAAGGCATCGCCAATCAGAGTCACTGCGCTGGCCATCCGCAAATCATAGGTGCCCGCAATCGGCTGCGGGATCGGCGAAGACAACATCAGCTGGCGCACCTCATCGCGGCGCAACACCACGTTATAGACCCCGGCATTCTGCAGCAGCTCCGATTCAAGATCGGTGTCCAGCATGTCATCCGCAAGCAGCACCAAGGAGGCAATCTGCGCCCGCTCCAGGCGCTCGGCAAGATAATCGAGCCGGAAACGGGAAATAGACGGCACGAAGATCAGAATTTCGGCCAGCATCACAAAAACAATGGTCAGGACCAGGAACCTGCCTGAAAGCGAATTCAGCATAGAGCCCTTTCCAGCTTAGGGAATCCAGCGCTGCACAAATTGCACCGCTCGTTTGACCAATTGGCTCTCAAAGAGCCGGGGTGAGAAATAGGCTCCGGCAACACGTTTGTTGATTTCCCCAATAGAAGGATAGGGCGCAACCATCGCCGCAATCTGACTCATCTTGAGCCTATTGGCCAGCGCCAGCGACCACAAGGATATCAATTCACCCGCCTGGTGGCCCACAATTGTCGCCCCGACAGGCCGCCCCTTGACCACCATCACCTTGATAAAGCCCTTGGTTTTCAACTCCGCCAAAGCGCGGTCATTGTGGTGGAACTCAAACCGGGCCAGCTCTAGCCTGTCGCCATACTGGGCGCGGGCCTCTGCTTCGGTCAGCCCAACCTGCGCCAATTCCGGGTCGGTATAGGTGGCGCGCGGGATATGCAGCTCCTGCGCCTTGGAAGGCAGACCAAACAGGGCCGAGCGGATGATAACCCCGGCATGATAGCCCGCCACATGGGTAAATTGCAGCCCGCCAGCTACGTCACCAATGGCATAGACCCGCTTGTTGCTGGTGCGCAAAGACGCATCCACCTCGATGCCTGTTCGGCTCGGCGCAATGCCGCCGGCCTTGAGGTTCAACCGCTCCACGTTGCTTTTACGCCCTACGGCCATCAACAAGTGTGAGCCCGCAAAGCTGCGCCCATCCTTGGTCTTCACCTCAATAGCACCGCCCCTCCCAGTGATCTCGGCGGCCAGGGCATCCTCGGCGATCTCGACACCCTCAGAACGCAAAGCCTGCAAAACAATGGCGGCGGCCTCGGGGTCGTCACGGCCCAGCGCCTTGGCACCTTCGATCACCGTCACCTTGCAGCCCAGACGGATATGCGCCTGCGCCATTTCCATGCCGATAGGTCCGCCGCCAATAATCAGCAGATGCTCTGGGCGCTCGCGCAGATCAAACAGCGTCTCGTTGGTTTCATAGGGCACGCTCTCCAGCCCGGGTACCGGCGGCACCAGCGGCGATGACCCGGTGGCAATCACCACCCGGCGGGCGCGAATGATATGATCACCGGCCTGCACCTCGGTGGGTGAGATAAAGGCACCAAATTCGCGGATGACCCGCACCCCGAACCCTTCAAAACGTTCCGGACTATCCATCGGCGCGATGGTTTCTATGGTGTTTTGAACATGGGCCTTGGCGGCGGCGTAATCCACCAGCGGTGCATGATCCGCAA from Phaeobacter sp. G2 encodes the following:
- a CDS encoding FAD-dependent oxidoreductase gives rise to the protein MSPTSQTPIRCDLLVIGAGSGGLSVAAGASQMGASVVLLEGHKMGGDCLNYGCVPSKALLASAKVAYGQSHAAAFGIADHAPLVDYAAAKAHVQNTIETIAPMDSPERFEGFGVRVIREFGAFISPTEVQAGDHIIRARRVVIATGSSPLVPPVPGLESVPYETNETLFDLRERPEHLLIIGGGPIGMEMAQAHIRLGCKVTVIEGAKALGRDDPEAAAIVLQALRSEGVEIAEDALAAEITGRGGAIEVKTKDGRSFAGSHLLMAVGRKSNVERLNLKAGGIAPSRTGIEVDASLRTSNKRVYAIGDVAGGLQFTHVAGYHAGVIIRSALFGLPSKAQELHIPRATYTDPELAQVGLTEAEARAQYGDRLELARFEFHHNDRALAELKTKGFIKVMVVKGRPVGATIVGHQAGELISLWSLALANRLKMSQIAAMVAPYPSIGEINKRVAGAYFSPRLFESQLVKRAVQFVQRWIP
- a CDS encoding PaaI family thioesterase — protein: MTIQDIATREWREMKIDGFMTLIGPLLRAKDADQQYRYALQTNESHKNHLGIIHGGVLTSLLDQVIAITAWNAADRQPTVTVQMETRFLGVARARDFLTLQPSIRQATRSLVFVDADITCDDRLVASASAVMKISKTSGETP
- a CDS encoding CoA transferase — translated: MSDSQQKTAAGPLAGIKVLDFSRILSGPYASMVLADLGAEVIKVEPILSGDETRNFPPFQNGMSHYYIALNRSKKSISLDLKSPEGMQIAKDLAQQSDIVLENFRPGVMDRLGLGYDTLRSENERLLYCSITGFGANSPHGDKPAFDIVAQALSGVMSVNCEPGQAPNKLGIPLGDMAGSIFSVFGLLAALHERNATGRGKHIEVAMLDSLIALQGYLSQIYFVTGQSPQPVGTQHPSIVPYGSFPTSDGHVIVACLTERFWHNFARSLDREDLIKDPRFALYDARLANRDALHPIIHARMTKDTTAYWLQRLEEFDVPSAPILSIGEALEQDHAAKQGLVEEITHPEIGDMKLVRGPIRFDGVGPAKATAPSMLGENTFDVLSNQLGLQTADVQKLVAKGVVKGLP
- a CDS encoding MaoC family dehydratase N-terminal domain-containing protein, with the protein product MNDMTRKFPKITDEGLEDLRKRVGVKIERTVEPWCYEATRDNIRHYAHGIGDDNPLWCDPDYAKTTKYGDVLALPSFLFSTSRIISGYVGGLPGVHAMWSGANWTWHKPILRNTEFHTEAYLKDLIEHDTRFAGKAIQQIYHVDFYDAKTGEMLAEADSWCFRTDRDQARENGTKYTEAKKNGRKVWTDAELQEFYKYYEQETIRGAETRYWDDVNEGDELPTMVKGPMTATGFIAYAQGWGGLYIRANKLAWQLQQKHPSAGPKNKFGIPDCPERVHWEEEFALEVGAPGAYDYGPERTSWLTHQVTNWMGDDGFLAKSTCEVRRHNPEGDIILIHGRVIRKFEEDGRYLLEIKQRAEQQDGEMSAVGTAIVELPKR
- a CDS encoding HAMP domain-containing histidine kinase is translated as MLNSLSGRFLVLTIVFVMLAEILIFVPSISRFRLDYLAERLERAQIASLVLLADDMLDTDLESELLQNAGVYNVVLRRDEVRQLMLSSPIPQPIAGTYDLRMASAVTLIGDAFRQLASPANRIIRVIGAPVRDAGLLIEITIETAPLRMAMIDYGVRVLLLSAVISIFTALLLFAAVRVFLVRPIKGVVGYMQRYAAAPEDARGIIQPNAGVIELREAEEALQKLQTELTQALRQRERLAQLGGAVAKISHDLRNILTSAQLFTDRIEMSEDPLVRRLAPKLVNSITRAVSLCEGTLAFGRAEEPAPTFSHVALCELVEDIVESELLAPAEVAVDLVNAVPKGMMIRGDSEQLFRVVMNLVRNARQAIVATGKTGSVTIAARDDGDAWWITVSDTGPGLPKRAHENLFTPFQGSVRKGGSGLGLAIAAELIKGHGGSVTLSETGPEGSRFEIHLPKGDGTL
- a CDS encoding AMP-binding protein, which codes for MTRLTEFTSYSDAQKQYSKEKLWELFDGDRAQFNIAHECLDRHVDGDNVALRIAHSDGADEILTFEEVSRRSSQIAHYLDAKGIKKGDRVAVMIEPSLAFYAAMFGVIKSGAVAVPMFSLFGPDGIRLRVGDCQPAVFLTNCEKAPDAVAGGAENVTVVDQNFLEGLNDLPASYNCTTAGSDLAVLQYTSGTTRALPAAVKHSHQSIVTLMVAALYATGIRPGDRFFCPSSPAWGHGLWHGTLAPMAMGVSTGTFSGKFDAVRLLRALHDFRITNLTAAATHYRMMRNSGEAESFTYSFDKLSFTGEPIDSETATYVEQVFGTKVRSMYGTTEIGVIIANYPGADDLEVRDGAMGKAVPGVEVEVQRPDGSAADPDETGELMVKKRGQWFQTKDMGRVDADGYFYHGGRADDVIISAGWTIGAVEVEDAVLSHPAVSECAVIGTPDALRGLVVKAYIILKGDETPDLAQSIQDHVRSRLARHEYPRQIEFVTDLPKTPAGKVNRKVLRDQEAEKLAAAE
- a CDS encoding IclR family transcriptional regulator, whose protein sequence is MTSDDKKPTTKRQVPAVSRALAILRFLARSNEPVGVNPIARELGLIPSTCLHILRVLEEEGLVEFDSNLKRYTIGIGILPLARAALQRNTFSVLIQPKLSGLSEKFGVTGIATQLSEPGQMVVIALSQSNIPFRLQVDLGSRFPALISATGRLFAAFNVEDDAELTERFHKLTWDHPPSLEQWREEVVKARELGYAVDQGSYISGVTVVAVPVFGASRKMTRSIVAIGISERLQDKQIPKLVKSMMAIREDIEKIQIDTGS